In Methanoregula formicica SMSP, the DNA window GTTTCAGCGGCCTTTTTTTCCCGGTAAGGGTTCCCGCCCGATCCACCCTGCCAAACGCTGCCGGACCACGCCTATGGCCGTTTTCGGATCCACCGTCGGAAACAGGGCGACCGGTCCTGATAATCAGGCACCGGACGGAGTGTATCCCAACTCACAGTTACTCACTAACCGATAGTTATAATATAACCGCAAGTACACGATCTGCCGGGAAATTCCATGGTGCAACTGACAGGAGAGATCAAAGAATCCCTGCAGGCCGCGAAGCTCGCGTTCCTTGCAACCGCATCGAAGTCCGGCATCCCCAACGTTGTCCCGATCGCGGCGTTCAAAGTCCGTGACGAAGAAACGCTGCTCATCTCGGACCAGTACTTCAACAAGACGCTTGCGAACCTGAAGGAGAACAAGGAGATCGCGTTGTCCTGGTGGGGAGAGAAGGGCGGATTCCAGATCAAGGGGACTGTCACGCTCCACACAAACGACGAAATTTTCCGGGAAAACATTGCGTGGATGAAAGAAAGCTTTCCGAAGTTCACACCAAAGTCCGCGGTGCTCGTGAAGATCACGGGTGGGTATATTGTCAAGCCAGACCCCGAGCCCGGGAAAAAGATCCTGTAGCCGGCATGGCAGGGGCAGAATGAAAAAATTTTCAAAAATTCCAAAAAATTTCCGGCACCGTCCGGCACATCCAGGAAACGAAAGAACATGAACATCGAATCAGCAAAACTCGTATATTTCTCACCCACCGGCACAACGCAGAGTGTTGTCCGGGCCATTGCCCGCGGTGTAAACCCAGGCACCACGGAAGAGATCGACATTACACAACCGGCAGCGAGAGTGCAGCCGTTGCGGACATCAGAAACCGAACTGCTCATCATCGGCGTACCGGTGTACATGGGCCGGGTCCCGGCCATTGTCCGCGACTGGCTCAACGCAATCGTTGCCCGCAACACCCCCGCGGTCTGCGTTGTCCTGTACGGCAACCGGACATACGAAGACGCCCTGCTCGAACTGAAAACCATCGTAACAAAATCCGGGTGCCGGGCGATCGCGGGCTGTGCATTCATCGGCGAGCACTCGTTCTCGGACCCTGCGGTCCCGACCGCACAGGGCCGTCCCGATCAAAACGATCTCCAGCTTGCAGAAACATTCGGCAGAAAAATCCGGGAAAAACTGCAGGCCGTCTCAGCGGTCGCAGAGATTCCGGAAGCAAAAATCCCGGGTGAATTCCCGTACCGCGGCGACTCGCGGCTCTGGACCGTGGACTTCATCGAAGTCAGCGATGCATGCACGCAGTGCGGCACCTGTGCGGAACGCTGCCCGGCCGGTGCGATCGATCCGGCAGATGCCAAGAAGATCGATACCAAGCTCTGCATCACCTGCTGCTCCTGCATCCGGCAATGCCCGTCGCATGCCCGGTCAATGAGGCCCGGGCTCGTGAAGGACGCACAGTTGCGCCTGCACACATTGTATAACGAACGAAAGGAGCCGGAATATTTCTTGTAGAGGAAACCATGGGGATATCCGAACGGAGGCAGCGGGAGAAGGAGCAGCGGAGGACCGGGATTCTCGATGCAGCCGAACGGCTCTTCTTTGCGAAGAATTACGAAGATGTCTCGATGGACGGGATTGCCCGCGAAGTCGAGCTGAACAAGGCGACCATCTATCTCTATTTCGAGAACAAGGAGACGCTCTACGCGGCTATCGTGCTACGGGGGATCGCGATCCTGAAGGAGAAATTCACGGAGTGCATGACAAAGGACGCGCCGGGCATTGTCAAGGTCGCCCTGATGGGCCAGGCCTATTACCGGTTCTCAGAGGAACACCCGGAATATCTCCGGATGATCCATTTCTACGGCTCCGAACGGTTCTCGAAAGAAAACCCGTGCACCGCAGAAATCGGGAAAGGGTACGGGTCGTGCCGGCTTGTCCTGCGGGACGCGGTCCGGCAGGGCATCGAAGACGGGTCGATCCGGGCCGATCTCGACCCGTTCCTCACCTCCATGTACCTGATGATCTCCTTCATGGGCATCCTCTCCATGGAAGACAAGTGGAAACAGGTAATCGCTGACGAAGGGTTCGGGTACGAAGAGTATTGCAGCCGGTTCTTCCGCTTCATCCTGCCGGCTCTGGCACCGGACGGGAAATCCCCCGATGTTAAAAGGTTTGCACGCTACGGATTTGTCCTGACAAAGCCTGAAGGATCCGGGAAGCGGGACGAGGATTGCCCGATCCCCTTATCCCCATGCCTGCACAACTCCCCTGCAGGTAATCCCGATGACCGGCACCCCGCATAAATACCACCCCGCTCTCTTCTTCCTCATCGCGTATGCGGCCACGTGGGCATGCTGGTTCGCGGCCGCGTACTTCAGCAACCATGGCGGATCCGGAGAACTACTCGGCCTGCTGATGGTTGCCGGACTCTGCGGGCCGCTCGTTGCTGCGCTCATCATGTTCTGGCGGGCAAAGAGCCCGGAACTCTGGCGCGATTACAAGGACCGGTTGTTCAGCCTGCGGAGGATCGACATCCGGACGCTGCCGATCATTCTCTTCCTGGTCCCGGCTGTTATATGTGTCGCGATCGGGATCTCCCTTCTCTTCGGGAAATCGCCGGACCAGTTCACCATCCGGCTCGGGGCGGTTTTTCTGACCGTCCAGGGCCTTGTCGGACTGTTCCTTGCCCCGGCGTTTGAAGAGGCGGGATGGCGGGGGTACGGGATGGACAGCCTGCGGAGCCGGTATACGCTGTTCATCGCAACACTCTGGTTTGCCCTCCTCTGGGCAATCTGGCATATCCCGCTCTTTTTCCTTGCCGGGTTCTACCACAACAGCCTGCTTTCGAGCGGGCTGTACACGGCAAATTTCTTTATTGCCGTCCTTGCAATGGCATTCATCGTCAACGGGCTCTTCTACCGGAACAACCGGAGCATCGTTGCCTGCTTCCTCTTCCACCTTTCCGCAAATGTCGCGTTGAGTTATATCCCGGCAGAGCAGTTCACCAAGTGCATCGTCACGGTGCTGCTGCTCGCGGTTGCGGCGGTAATCGTAGTTGCGGACCGGGACCGGTTCTTCCACGAACCGTGGGCCGGGCCGGTGTGAGAGGCGGGAGATATTTCCTCGCTGATGATCAAGGATACGATACATTCGCGCCATGGGTATTCAAAAAATGGCAATTGTTTTATTATCTGGTGAAACAATTAATTTCTGGTGAATCATGCCAAAAGTGGAGATCAAACCGGTTGATGCCCAGGGAAGGATCATCCTCCCGAAAGCATGGCGGGCCCGGCTCCGGACCAGTTCGGTTGTTGTCGTTGACGAGGACGACCGTCTCGAGATCCGGCCTGCGGATGCAGACCTTTCGCGGTTTGTGGATGCCGTGGAAGTCGAAGCGGAGCACTTTGACAATTACCATAAGCTCCGCAAGGGCCTGAGGAGAGATGCGGTTCATTGACGCCAACGTCTTCATCTACGCAGTCCTGAAGCCGAAGGGTTCTCTGCCGGATGCGGTACAACAGAAGAAAAAAGCGGCACGTGAGATCTTTTTGCGGGTGAACGATGGCGAGCCGGTCATAACAACCACGGTCCATCTGAGCGAAGTGGCCAATGTACTCGAAGATGCTGCCACGCTGCCGTTTGCCTGCGACCTTATTTCGGCGCTCCTGATAAAATCCTCACTATCCATCGAGCCGGTTTCCGCTGACGATTACCGCGAGAGCATCGGTCTTTCAAAGAAATACTCTATCAGCATCAACGATGCGCTCGCCCTTATCATCATGGAACGCCTCGGCATCGATGAGATCTATACCTTCGACCGGCACTTCCGGAAGACCGGTGTTACTATCGTACAGGAATAAAAAGTTCATCATTTTTTGGCTCTCCTTTTGATCAATCCATGACACCGGACTGACGTGTATTGCAACAGGATTCACACGTCCGGTTGTCGGGAAATTATCTGTGATGGATTCCCCCTCTCCGAAACCTTCCCCCACAGGAGACTCCGGCATCCTATTTGCTCTAGCAGCGCACAGGTTAGTGTAACAATGGCAGGCGACCAGATCCCCATCGGCCGGTTCTCGCTCATTACCCGGCTCAGCCAGAAAGCGCTGCGCTTTTATGATGAGCGGGGCCTGCTCGTGCCGCAGGTAAAAGACCTCTGCACCGGCTACCGGTATTACACGATGGCCCAGATCTCCCGGGGCGTCTCGATCAAGACGCTCTGCACGCTCGGGTTCTCCCCGGCCGAGATCGGCGATCTCCTCTCCGCAAAAGAGGGGCATGACACGGAGATCATCCGTACGCTCTTTGCAAGGAGACGGCAGGAGATCCGGTCCGAAGTCAGCCGGTTACAGCAGATCGAGGCGATCCTCGCAGACGAAGACGCCTCATTAGAGTTGATCTACATGTCACTGAACGAACCTCTTGTCAAGGAAATCCCGCCCCAGCGGATCGTGGGAAAGAAGGGAACCGGCCCGTACGGCGAAACCATCTCGCGGCTCATGCCGGCACTCTGCGACCAGATCTTTTCCGAAGAGAACCAGAGAAACAACCTGAAAGTGACCGGGCCCTTCATGACCCTGTATCACGACAACGAGTACCGGGAGAAGGATGCGACAATGGAGTGCGCCGCCCCCATCACCGGGCGGATCGTGCTCACGGACCCGGACATGGAAGTCCGGACCCTGCCAGGCGGAAAGTGCCTCTCCCTCATCCACAAGGGCACCTACGCCAATCTCCAGGCAGCCTGGAGCCGGATCGGGGCATACGCGGAGGAGAAGGGATTCGTGACAAGCGGCATCTGCCGGGAAATGTATCTCACGGACCCGAACGTTGTCGCGGAGAGCGAGCTCCTCACCGAACTGCAGATCCCGATCGACATGGATGTCTCGCGGCAGCAGCACTGACCTGCCGGAAACGGTAGCGGATTGCGCGGAGGCCATGCAGCGCCACAAGACCGTTGGTGCGGTTTCCTGTGGTACCGGCCCTCTTCCTTTTATTACTCTTCGCGCAAAAACACCTGTCTAGAGCGATCATGAAAGTCCTCGGAATTGTAACAAGCCCCCGGAGGGGTGCAAACAGCCAGACGCTTGTCGAGAATATCCTTGCCGGCGCAAAGGACGCCGGGGCGAAGACAGAGATCGTGCGGCTCTGCATGATGAACATCCAGCCATGCATTGGCTGCAACAAGTGCAAGACCGAGGACGGTTGCATCATCGAAGACGATATGGCCGGACTCTGCGAAAAACTGGAAAACGCGGATGCCGTTGTGCTGGGTTCCCCGATCTACTGGGGCCGGCTGAACGCCCAGGCGTACCCGTTCATCGACCGGCTCTATGCCCTGATCAAGGCGGACTTCACCACGGATTTCCCGAAGGGAAAGAAGCTCGCGGTTGCACTCACGTGCGGCGGAATGGAGCCCGAAGCCATGAAGCCGGTCAACGATTACGTCAAGTTCGTCTTTGGCTTCCTCGGTTTTTCGGACGGGGGATTCATCTGCCAGAACCACTGCCTCCTGCCGGAAGATATTGCACAGTTCCCGGAGACGTTGCAGAAAGCAAAGGATCTGGGCCGGGCCCTCGTGAAATAATTTTTCCCGGCACCCGAGTACCTCAGGGAAGATTTCATCGAGCCCGGCCTCCGGCCGAAGCGGAACTTCAGGGACATTCCCCGTTGCAGATAAAAGTGCCGACGGGATAGCATCACCATTTTTTTATATTCTCTGACAGGAAACCGGCCCCGGAGATTAATTCACTAACTTTAATAATTTTTATGCACAAAAATCTCCTTTATCATACGGTGACACCGGAGCACAACTGCCCGTAACCACGGTCACCCTGTCAGGAAAGCAACCATGGACCGATCCGCCAATCCCGCACTCCGCGACGAACTCTTCGGCCCCGGGGAGGACCGGGCCGGTGCAAAGCCGATGACCATCAGGGGAACGATCGACAAGACTCTTGTCCTGCTCGCCATCGCGATGGTGTCTGCGGTTGCAGCGTGGAAGTTCCTCCCGGCCGATGCCATCCCGGTCATTCTCGTGTCGGTGGTGGCTGCGTTCGTTATCGGGTTCGTGACATCGTTCTATACCGCATGGTCGCCGGTCACCGGCCCGGTCTTTGCAGTCTTTGAAGGGATCTTCCTTGGCGCCTTCTCCGGGGCAGCGGAGGCGCTGTATCCCGGCATTGTTGCGCAGGCGGTTGCGCTGACCTTTGCAGTTTTCGTCCTGCTCCTCCTGATCTTCCGCGCCCGGCTCATCCGGGTAACGGAAAAGTTCCGGCTCATCGTGGTCGGGGCAATGGGAGCGATCATCCTCTTCTACCTTGCCGCGATCGTACTGGCCTTTTTCGGCCTGCCGCTCGGGTTCGTGAACGAAGGGGGCTGGCCGGGAATCGTCATCTCGGTCATTATCGTTTTCGTTGCCTCGCTCAGTCTTGTCCTTGACTTCGACTACATTGAGCAGGGCGTAACAAACGGGCTCCCGAAACGCCACGAATGGTACGCCGCGTTCACCCTGCTCGTCACGCTGGTCTGGCTCTATCTTGAGATTGTCCGGCTGCTCATGAAAATCCGGATGCTGGCGCAAGTACTCCGCCGCTAAAAAAGGAACAAAGATTATTTTTGCAGAGATTTCTCGCGGCACTCCTGCATGAATACATCATCGCCCGGGTTCTGCGGGCCGGTGGGTGAGATGTACACGACGTTAGTGCGGACGCACCCGCTTGTGCACTGGGTGTAACCTGCGACTGCCGCTTGGGTTGTATCCCGGGCGGGACACTTCGCCTCTTCCCAGCCGGCGCACGCGGTCTCGCACGAGCCGCCCTGCCCGGTCTTCCATCCCTGGTCCGTGCAGGTCTTGATACAATCGTCAGCAGAGTGATAACAGACAACGGGTGATGCCGGTGTGGCGGATGTCATGATGAAGGCCCCGGCAAGAATGATGCCGGCAAGGGTCAGGGCGATCAGAGCCAGAATAAGCCGGGCGGGGGCCGACCGGCCGGAAGAATGATCCTGCATGGAAAAGATCTGGGTCGCTCATCCTTATGACCATCTTCATCGGAATCCGTGCAGGAATGAATTTTGGTGAGAATCAAATCAGTATAATTTAAAAGCATTATTGCAAAACGTATATTTCACAGCATATCCTGCATCCTCACTCCCGGCGGAACTCCTCTTCGTCTCACGGGTGACACTACGCGGGCAGAGCTTTCCCTCAGCGATACTTCTCCGGTGATTCCATGAATTTCCCTTACCCTGACCCGTTGCTCCTGTTTGCCCTCCTGGCGCTCGCTTTGTACATACTTATCCCGTCGGCACTCGCTGCGGGGTTTGCGGTCCTGCTCTTCTGCCTGCTCGACCGGATCAGAAGCCGGCGGGTCCAGATCGCCCTTGTCCTCGCGGTGGGCATCCTTTTCATTGTCGGGGAACGCTCGTTCCACGTGTTCGCGTACCAGTCGCTTGGGGCAAACGAACTGATGCTGCTCGGCCCGCTCTTCAGCCTCATCGATATGATCCCTCTGGCCCTCATCCTCGGGACCGGTGTCATCGTTTCGTTCCTGCTCATTCGGGATCACCTTGGCCTGAAACGGGCGTGGGCCGGGGTATTTGTTGCCGGGACGATCGCAATCGGGGTCGACTTCGTGAAAAATTTCCTCGTCGCCTTCGGGCCGCCGAATGGGAGGTCAACCGCAATTTACTCGATGCCGTACTATGATCTCATCAGCAAGTTCGGAGAAGTGCTGCTGATCTTTGTTGCAGCGTCCGCGGTCTTCGGGATGTATATCTTCATCCGCTATGCCGCTACCCTGGCTGCGGGCCACCGCTCTAAGCGGGGCATCCATGCCGCTGTTGTCATTGGACTTCTCGTCACCCTGCCCGCCGCGGCAGTCGGGGGGCTGGCGGTGTACCTTGCAACGCTTTGCTCAAAGTGTTCCGGGAGGCTTGTGCCCATACTGCTGGCGCTGGGTGCGATGGTTGTTGTGGGGACCGGCGGCAGCTTCCTCATGGGAATCCCCGATATTGAAAGGATGGTAGGTCTTTTCATCATCCCGACAATCGTCATGGCCCTGGCGGCAATCATCCCATTCGTGTACTTCTCCAGAACGATCCCGAAGACCTGGCAGCCCGTCATCCTCTTTACCGGTACAGCAGCAGCCGACCTTGCCCTTTCCGCCATCGCGGTCCTCCTGGACCTGGGCGACCGGCTCACGTCCGACCCGATCACAATCCTGACCTTTGCCGAAGGAGGGATCATCCTTGCAGCGCTTGCATTTGCTGCCGGGAACTATCTCGTTGCCCGGCTCGACCATGCAGGACCGGTCCCGGTTGTAGAGGAGTTGCCATGATCAAACCGTACATCGCAGGTGCGATCCTGGTGCTGGGCCTGCTCTCTTTGTGCGCCGGGCCGGTCCTTGCCGAAGAGAGCCCTTCGCAGGAGTACCGGGACGCAATCCGGATGGATGACGGCGGGTTCGTCCTTGTCAAAAACGCCGAACCCAGGGAAGATCAGGCCGGATTCGGCAAAGATATCGTCCTCGAACGGAGGGACCGGAGCGACTCGCTTGTCTGGAGCCGATGGTTCGGTGGCACGCAGGATGAAAAGGTCCGGGGGATCACGCAACTCTCCGATGGCGGTTTTCTCATCTTCGGACAGACGCAATCGTTTGGCCAGGGCTCATGGGTTGTCCGGACGGACGCGGAAGGCCGGGAGATCTGGAACCAGACATTTGGGGGGAGGATGTCCGACTTCAATACAGCCATCGAGATGAAGGGTGGGGAGTATGCCCTTGCCGGCACGTCCGATGCCTTCAGCGGCAGAGGGCAGGGGGCATGGCTGGTCATGCTCAGCCCGGACGGTACCGAGCTCTGGAACCGGACATATGGCGGCGAGGTGCTGGATTATGCAACTGCTGTTGCTGAATTCCCGAAGGGCGGACTTGTACTGGCCGGCGTCCGGATGACAAATTCGGACAAGCTTGAGGAGGGCCTTCTTGTCCGGACCGATTCGGCCGGGAACACGATCTGGGAGAAGACATTCGGGGGAAGCGGGAGCGATGAGATCCGGTCTGTCATGGTCACCCGCCAGGACGAGATCGTCTTTACCGGATCCTCGTTCTCCCCGGGCCTGACCATTGACGACTTCTGGGTCGTGAAGACCGATGCGGATGGGAACGAGATATGGAACCGAAAGATTGCCGGCAAGGGGATCGAGCGCGGCATGGTAATCACTCCTGGTCCGGACGACACGTTCCTTGTCGGGGAAGTCGTGACAGCGGATGAGTATGAGATTCACCTGCTCACTCTGGACAATGCCGGCGCGGTCCTGTCGGACAAGACCTATACCGGCATTGAACCAAACCTCATGGCGGGGAGCTGGAGATTGTCCCGGTCTGGTGACGGATCGCTGGCCCTTACCGGCGCCGGAAATCTCCGGGGGGCATGGGCTCTCGAAATTGCAGCCGACGGTTACACAACTAACCGGCACCTGTACGGCATGGAGCCGGCCGTGAAAAGAACTGCGGCAGAGTCTGGTTCAGTTCCGGTGTCGACCTACCAGGAGCCGTTCATACCATCAGGCTGGCTTGTCAGGACTGACAGCAAGGGGAAGGAGCTCTGGAACACGACGTTTGGCGATGGCCGGATGCAGGAATCCTTTGCCCTTGTTATGACCAATGGCGGGGGATATGCCGTGGCCGGGTCGGCTGTCATCAACGGAATGCATTCCGATGCCATGCTGACCCTCTTTGACGGGAGCGGACGCCAGACCGGGCAAGTCGTGCTCGGATCGGACGGGCTTGCCGAGATCCACTCGATGGAGCAGGAGCCGAATGGAGGGTTCATCCTTGCGGGAGCCCACGACACGTCGGGATGGGAGTCACAGACGATGTGGGTCGTCCGGACCGATGCCGCAGGGTCGCGCCAATACGACAATGACATTTCTGCTATTCCGCGGGGGAACGGCGCGCATGTCATCCAGTCACCGGATGGCAATTATGTTGTCTCAGGTAGTTTCCACTCGGCTGAACACCGTTCGCCGGACGGTGTCATCGTAAAGACCGGACCGGACGGGACGGTCTTCTGGAAACGGACGTACGGGGATGGCGGACAGGATGGTATCCCGTGGGTCGACCGGGTGCCGGGAGGGGGATATGTTGCCGTACTGGCATCGACAAACGGGGGCGACCAGGCAACCTACAAGAGCTCGGCCACCCTTCTCCGGCTCGGGGAAGACGGATCCGGGATATGGTCAAAGCCTCTGACCGAAGATACGCAGGTCGAGCCGCGGCAGGTCCTTGCCACATCGGATGGCGGGTTCCTGGTGGCCGGGTATGCGATCCGGGGGGATGCCCTTGTCGGCCCGTGGATCGTCAAGACCGATCGACAGGGTACGGTCCTCTGGCACCATGTGTTCAATTTCGGGACCCTCGGCCTGAAGGGCTCGCAGATGGCAGTCGAGACTCCAGATGGCGGGTATGCCATGACGGGCGACAAGGGCGAGGACATCTGGCTCGTCCGCTTCGATCCGTCCGGTACCGAGCTCTGGACAGCAACCTACGGCGGCTGGTCGCAGGAGACTGCCCGGGGCCTCGTGGCTACACCTGACGGGGGGTTTACCCTGGTGGGGATCACGCGATCCTATCCGGTGACCGAGACCGCACATACGGAGCGGATCTTCCCTCTCTTTGTCCTGTTCACGGCAATACTCGCGGCCGGCCTTGCGGCCGCACTGTGGAATGAGCGAAAATCAAACAGTGGAAAACGATGGACCTGAAACGGATCATCCTGCATGTTAATGCGGGCGATCCGGGTTCAATCCAGTAATTATTTATCGGCTCAGGGCGGATCCAACGATTACCTGATGGGTTGATCACCGGCATTCCGAATACGGAGGCCCTGCCTGTCACCGAGGATCCTGCCATGTTGCACCCAAGCCAGATTGCCCGGGCGGCCGGGATAAATACGCACCCGGTCGCCATTGTATGGACTGACAAGAAACCGGAGAAAGCTCTTGAGTTCCGGCCCGGCACGTGGGGCTGCGTCATGTGGTTCTTTGCCAAAGTGGCAACGGACGGGAAGACAGCGGTCTTCTCCCGCGATACCACGACCTGCGCCGGCGGCTGTATGGGCCTCGGGTTCGGAAGGCCGTTCGATAAGCACGCGTCCCGGAGCGAGGAAGGGTTCTGCTCGTTCCTCTCGAACGGCATCGAAGGGGCCAGAGACAAGAAAGCCTACCAGGAGATCATCGACCGGAGCTTCGACGGCCACCACAAGAAGATGCTCACGGAAGGGGAGCGCTTCTTAAAGAACCCCTCAGTCGTAAAGAAGTGGCTGAAGAACCTGCCGGAGTACGATGCAAAGGACCGGTATGTTGTCATGAAGCCGGTCACGCAGGCAGACCCGAACGAAGAGATCAAAAGCATCGTCTTCGTTGCCAACGCCGACCGGATCGCAGCGCTCTCGACGCTCGCAAACTTCGTGACCGGGAATGTCCGGAACGGCATCATCGTAGCGGCGGGCGCTGCCGGCTGCCAGGCCATGGGAGTCTGTACGTATGCGGAAGGGGATTCAGAAACACCCCGGGCCGTTGTCGGCCTCACCGATCTCTCGGCGCGGAAGGCGGTCCGTCCCACGCTCGGCAAGGATGTACTCACCTTCTCGGTGCCGTTTGCGCTCTACCAGGAGATGGAGGAAAACGTGAAGGACAGCTGCCTTGAACTGGACCTCTGGAAGGAACTGCGGGATACGTAACGGGAGAGTCAAAAAAAGATTTTTTCCCGACACTTTTTTGCCTAATGTAATGGCGAGCGATCGATGACATCGCGGATATCCGCTATGA includes these proteins:
- a CDS encoding Bax inhibitor-1/YccA family protein, which produces MDRSANPALRDELFGPGEDRAGAKPMTIRGTIDKTLVLLAIAMVSAVAAWKFLPADAIPVILVSVVAAFVIGFVTSFYTAWSPVTGPVFAVFEGIFLGAFSGAAEALYPGIVAQAVALTFAVFVLLLLIFRARLIRVTEKFRLIVVGAMGAIILFYLAAIVLAFFGLPLGFVNEGGWPGIVISVIIVFVASLSLVLDFDYIEQGVTNGLPKRHEWYAAFTLLVTLVWLYLEIVRLLMKIRMLAQVLRR
- a CDS encoding AbrB/MazE/SpoVT family DNA-binding domain-containing protein, which produces MPKVEIKPVDAQGRIILPKAWRARLRTSSVVVVDEDDRLEIRPADADLSRFVDAVEVEAEHFDNYHKLRKGLRRDAVH
- a CDS encoding pyridoxamine 5'-phosphate oxidase family protein, whose protein sequence is MVQLTGEIKESLQAAKLAFLATASKSGIPNVVPIAAFKVRDEETLLISDQYFNKTLANLKENKEIALSWWGEKGGFQIKGTVTLHTNDEIFRENIAWMKESFPKFTPKSAVLVKITGGYIVKPDPEPGKKIL
- a CDS encoding EFR1 family ferrodoxin (N-terminal region resembles flavodoxins. C-terminal ferrodoxin region binds two 4Fe-4S clusters.) — its product is MNIESAKLVYFSPTGTTQSVVRAIARGVNPGTTEEIDITQPAARVQPLRTSETELLIIGVPVYMGRVPAIVRDWLNAIVARNTPAVCVVLYGNRTYEDALLELKTIVTKSGCRAIAGCAFIGEHSFSDPAVPTAQGRPDQNDLQLAETFGRKIREKLQAVSAVAEIPEAKIPGEFPYRGDSRLWTVDFIEVSDACTQCGTCAERCPAGAIDPADAKKIDTKLCITCCSCIRQCPSHARSMRPGLVKDAQLRLHTLYNERKEPEYFL
- a CDS encoding DUF169 domain-containing protein, with protein sequence MLHPSQIARAAGINTHPVAIVWTDKKPEKALEFRPGTWGCVMWFFAKVATDGKTAVFSRDTTTCAGGCMGLGFGRPFDKHASRSEEGFCSFLSNGIEGARDKKAYQEIIDRSFDGHHKKMLTEGERFLKNPSVVKKWLKNLPEYDAKDRYVVMKPVTQADPNEEIKSIVFVANADRIAALSTLANFVTGNVRNGIIVAAGAAGCQAMGVCTYAEGDSETPRAVVGLTDLSARKAVRPTLGKDVLTFSVPFALYQEMEENVKDSCLELDLWKELRDT
- a CDS encoding TetR/AcrR family transcriptional regulator: MGISERRQREKEQRRTGILDAAERLFFAKNYEDVSMDGIAREVELNKATIYLYFENKETLYAAIVLRGIAILKEKFTECMTKDAPGIVKVALMGQAYYRFSEEHPEYLRMIHFYGSERFSKENPCTAEIGKGYGSCRLVLRDAVRQGIEDGSIRADLDPFLTSMYLMISFMGILSMEDKWKQVIADEGFGYEEYCSRFFRFILPALAPDGKSPDVKRFARYGFVLTKPEGSGKRDEDCPIPLSPCLHNSPAGNPDDRHPA
- a CDS encoding type II toxin-antitoxin system VapC family toxin — encoded protein: MRFIDANVFIYAVLKPKGSLPDAVQQKKKAAREIFLRVNDGEPVITTTVHLSEVANVLEDAATLPFACDLISALLIKSSLSIEPVSADDYRESIGLSKKYSISINDALALIIMERLGIDEIYTFDRHFRKTGVTIVQE
- a CDS encoding MerR family transcriptional regulator; translated protein: MAGDQIPIGRFSLITRLSQKALRFYDERGLLVPQVKDLCTGYRYYTMAQISRGVSIKTLCTLGFSPAEIGDLLSAKEGHDTEIIRTLFARRRQEIRSEVSRLQQIEAILADEDASLELIYMSLNEPLVKEIPPQRIVGKKGTGPYGETISRLMPALCDQIFSEENQRNNLKVTGPFMTLYHDNEYREKDATMECAAPITGRIVLTDPDMEVRTLPGGKCLSLIHKGTYANLQAAWSRIGAYAEEKGFVTSGICREMYLTDPNVVAESELLTELQIPIDMDVSRQQH
- a CDS encoding flavodoxin family protein; this translates as MKVLGIVTSPRRGANSQTLVENILAGAKDAGAKTEIVRLCMMNIQPCIGCNKCKTEDGCIIEDDMAGLCEKLENADAVVLGSPIYWGRLNAQAYPFIDRLYALIKADFTTDFPKGKKLAVALTCGGMEPEAMKPVNDYVKFVFGFLGFSDGGFICQNHCLLPEDIAQFPETLQKAKDLGRALVK
- a CDS encoding CPBP family intramembrane glutamic endopeptidase, which codes for MTGTPHKYHPALFFLIAYAATWACWFAAAYFSNHGGSGELLGLLMVAGLCGPLVAALIMFWRAKSPELWRDYKDRLFSLRRIDIRTLPIILFLVPAVICVAIGISLLFGKSPDQFTIRLGAVFLTVQGLVGLFLAPAFEEAGWRGYGMDSLRSRYTLFIATLWFALLWAIWHIPLFFLAGFYHNSLLSSGLYTANFFIAVLAMAFIVNGLFYRNNRSIVACFLFHLSANVALSYIPAEQFTKCIVTVLLLAVAAVIVVADRDRFFHEPWAGPV